In Campylobacter sp., the DNA window TGCCTACGCGCTGCAAGATCAGGGCCTCGATACGATCGAAGCAAACCATCAACTCGGCTTCAAAGCGGACGAGCGCACCTACGAGATCGTGGATTTCATACTCGCTCATTTTGGAATTTCTCGTATAAATCTGCTTACGAACAACCCGCAAAAGCTGCACGATCTAAAAGTCGAAGTGGTCGCGCGCGTGCCGATAATCATCACGCCTAATAAATTTAACGAAAATTATCTACGCGTCAAAAAAGAGCAGATGGGGCATCTGCTGTGAAGCTTGCGCCCGGCGAGAGCTTTGGCGAGCAGGTCGCCAAATTTAAAGCCTGTCTGCAAAAATTTAACCGCGTCCATAGCCTCACGAATTACGACGATTTGGACGCGGTGGTGCGCGACAGCCTAAGCGGAGCGGAGTTCATACCGCGCTATCCGCGCATCGCATGCGACATCGGCTCGGGAGCGGGCTTTCCCGGGCTATTTTTGGCGCTCGCGCTGCCGCTGTGCGAGTGGCATCTGTTTGAACCAAATCAAAAAAAAGCGGCATTTCTAACCTACGCGAAGGTTAGCCTCGCTCTAGCTAACGTAAAAATCCACGCCGAGCGCGTGCAAGACGGCGCAAAGCTGCGCGCCGATCTTATAAGCT includes these proteins:
- the rsmG gene encoding 16S rRNA (guanine(527)-N(7))-methyltransferase RsmG; translation: MKLAPGESFGEQVAKFKACLQKFNRVHSLTNYDDLDAVVRDSLSGAEFIPRYPRIACDIGSGAGFPGLFLALALPLCEWHLFEPNQKKAAFLTYAKVSLALANVKIHAERVQDGAKLRADLISSRALMSARSLVEICRGFYDENTTFLLYKGSGAEAEAAEFRKEFASARCEIFSGENALKNRKFLVIKGVK